The following proteins are encoded in a genomic region of Acidimicrobiales bacterium:
- a CDS encoding STAS domain-containing protein, which translates to MASRPAPFSLRTTVRDGLAVVAVAGELDCATAPQLSTVLDGLAEPGRVILVDLSDTEFMDCAGVGALARSYEHQCQLGGELLLDSPSRAVCRVLERTHLDKMITVLHGVVGPAAVPWSDTHGGTSSSAFLGSDSCFALCALAEGSRWDL; encoded by the coding sequence ATGGCGTCAAGGCCGGCCCCGTTCAGTCTGAGGACGACAGTGCGCGATGGCCTCGCCGTCGTGGCTGTGGCCGGAGAGCTCGACTGCGCCACGGCTCCCCAGCTGAGCACCGTGCTCGACGGCCTGGCCGAGCCAGGTCGGGTGATCCTCGTCGATCTCAGCGACACCGAGTTCATGGACTGCGCGGGTGTCGGCGCGCTCGCGAGATCTTACGAGCACCAGTGTCAGCTGGGCGGCGAGCTTCTCCTGGACTCCCCATCGCGAGCGGTGTGCAGAGTGCTCGAACGCACGCATCTCGACAAGATGATCACGGTTCTCCACGGCGTCGTCGGCCCTGCGGCGGTACCGTGGAGTGACACGCATGGGGGGACGAGCTCTAGCGCCTTTCTCGGATCGGACTCCTGTTTCGCCCTTTGTGCTCTAGCCGAAGGGTCACGGTGGGACCTCTGA
- a CDS encoding helix-turn-helix domain-containing protein, with product QIGQQVACNGLHSIEERCARWMLLTHDRVGSDEFPLTQEFLAQMLGVRRPSVTLVAGILQQAGFIRFRRGRITITDRRGLEGASCGCYAVLREVFDRLV from the coding sequence CCAGATCGGACAGCAGGTGGCCTGCAACGGCCTCCACTCGATCGAGGAGCGCTGCGCCCGCTGGATGCTGCTCACCCACGACCGGGTGGGCTCGGACGAGTTCCCCCTCACCCAGGAGTTCCTGGCCCAGATGCTCGGCGTCCGCCGCCCCTCGGTAACGCTGGTGGCGGGCATCCTCCAGCAGGCCGGCTTTATCCGGTTCCGCCGGGGCAGGATCACCATCACCGACCGCCGCGGGCTCGAGGGCGCGTCGTGTGGTTGCTATGCGGTCCTGAGAGAGGTCTTCGACCGGCTCGTCTGA